GTCTAACATTAGGATATGTCTAATTAGAAGAGTGATCGTGATTCATAGTGTTTAATGTGTGTTCAggtaaacaaaataattaagcatttattgaataattactTGTTATATGTTGAGATATATCAAATGTGCATTAAAACTGGTGTGGAGAGTCTCTCACACTTGAGGGGATATATTGAGGTATATCAAGTGTGATTTAAAGTTCTCATTGAATGGAAGAGTTGATGTTGAACAatatataagtgagatgactcaTAAACTCAATGCTTCAAGGTTTTGGGTGAAGGTGTGATAATAACTTGTATGGTTGCTTTTAGTCCAATGTCTTGATTCAACCCAGGGAGACTTCTCATCATGGCCCAAGAGGTATTAGAGCAGTGGGggacaagccgattttgtatgGTGGAGTTTGGTTTAACCCAaaaattctaagatgatattAAAGAAACTCTCAAGTATCCATTCTCAAGTATCCATTTGGCCACCAGCTATCAGGATTTCGCTATTGTgtcacccaccatttatatccacatATATTGGATTAGAGATGACccgaatatatgtttataagtgggggCAATCTTCACCTCACAAGTTAGTTTTATAGTGTTGAGTTAGATTCAACCCCTAAATTCTAagaagttgttttcataagctatcttgatCTCAGATGGTTTAacaaaataagctaaaaacaactTAGGGTGATATCGTAacctatttttatatatattctgAAACATCTATATAAGTCATTATGCCTTAAGAATACACTTTAGTAAACTCTTTGTAAATAAGTTATTCCATATGCTCCTAAGTTAAACACATATTTCTACCAATCCTAAGTTAAGCACATTACTATTTCCATTTATGGTCTATTTGGACACATCATGTATCTGTGTTGTAATGTTTTACTAAGCTTTCATCTATGGAGCAGGCGGAACGCTAGCTCTTTATTCCTTGCTCTGCCGACATGCAAATATAAAAATCATGCCGAACCAACATCATACTGATGAAGAGTTGACAACATATAGCCGGACGACCTCTCTTGAGAAATCATTTGCTGCAAAAACTCAAAGATGGTTAGAGGGACGATCATTTATTAAGAAAACCATTCTTGTTCTTGTCCTTGTTGGTACATGTATGGTGATTGGAGATGGTATTCTTACCCCAGCTATATCTGGTATGCCTTATGTTGTTACTATTTATTTGTTATGTTTCTTtaaatgcaagctttcttgttACTTATCTAAATAAGACATTTATCGATTAATGTATATGCTTGTAAGCTTTTATGCACGATTAATAGATTAAGTTATTatagttattttatttcatttaatagATTAAGCTTATGGCTCTAgacaaaaatgatttttcaacatttggTGCTTTTTAGTTATGTATATACTAAGATACTTCTCCACTCTATTCAATATATTCATTTATGCAATTTTCTGATGTAGTTTTATCAGCTGTTGGTGGCATCAAGGTAAATCGCTCTGAAGTGGATAATGGTATAACCTCGCAACTTTAACATTTCACTTCCCTTTTATGTCTaccattatatatataagataagattatattcaaatttaatttttcattagtCTTGAAAACTTTTTTCTCCATGTATTACAGATGTAGTTGTGATTGTTGCTGTTGTAATATTAGTAGGACTATTCAGCATGCAACGTTATGGTACAAATAAAGTTGGCATGCTATTTGCTCCCATTGTTCTGCTTTGGTTTCTCTTAATTGGAGGTATAGGTATATACAACATCTCAAAATTTGGTGGCAGTGTCCTAAAAGCCTTTTCACCTTTGTACATGTATCGATATTTAAGATACGGAGGCAAAGATAATTGGCTTTCCCTTGGTGGAGTTTTGCTTAGCATAACAGGTATGTTTAATTTTCTTAACTTGCTTATCGTGTTTCATAATTATAGATTACGatgaacaataaatttaaactcAAAAACTTGTTGCAATGATTGCTTTCAGGGACAGAAGCTCTTTTTGCCGACTTGGCCAATTTTCCAGTTTCATCAGTACAAATTGCATTTACTCTTGTTGTGTTTCCTTGCCTTCTTTTAGCATATTCTGGACAAGCTGCTTATCTGGTGAATAACTTGAATCATTCACAAGATGTTTTTTATCGTTGTATTCCAGGTTTGTTTTTTCTGTCACACTATACATTGAAATTTCCATCTGTGAATGATTACACATGTGGTGTTTGGAATATCATAAACCTATTGGAAAAACTCTTGTATACAAATTGATCCTTGAAATTGTAAGCATAAGTCAAAAtagtctttgatttttttgaattgGTGAATACATTCCTGAAATTATTAGGTATAAGTCAAAACCGTCTCTCCGACTGTAATTTTTATCGTTAGGGACTATGATGTGACatcttaattaaatatatgtccccTCCATGTTGATCCCACATCAACGCCACCACATCGGATACTACTTTGCTTGTGAGATTTAGatattttaaagataatttGCCAGTAAAATAATTTACTGATAAATGTAACCTTGCAATCACCTAAATTTCATTGGCCAATTGGTCCTTAGTAAAATGATATCTATTGAGATCAACGTGCAATGTGACATATCCAATTAATGTGTTACTCCATAATCTCTAATGAAGAGACTATTTTGAGCGATATTTTACAACTTTAGGAATGTATTTACCGATTCGAGAACATTAGAGTCTATTTTGACCaatgtttcaatttttatgACCAATTTGCATATTCACTCGTTTTTTTAGAAtccgtgattttttttcttctgttagATGCTGATTATTATTAGGTATGCAGACGCAATATATTGGCCAGTATTTGTTATTGCGACATTGGCAGCAATAATTGCAAGTCAGGCCACAATAACAGCAACCTTTTCAATCATTAAACAAGCCCTTGCTCATGGATGTTTCCCAAGAGTCAAAGTTGTACATACATCGAAAACGGTTGCTGGCCAGATATATATTCCAGATATCAATTATATCCTTATGGTTCTTTGCATTGCTGTTACTGTTGGCTTTAAAAATGAAAGCCAGATTGGAAATGCTTATGGTAATTATTTCCCTCGTTGAATGTTGTGAGCATTTTTTTTCAAGCTTATGGTAATGCTTATGATAATTTTCACTGTCATTACAGGCACTGCAGTTGTGTTAGTAATGTTGTTTACAACACTATTGATGACTTTGGTGATGATATTAGTTTGGCACTGTCATTGGATTCTTGTTTTTTTATTCACCGGCTTATCATTGATTGTCGAATGTACATACTTCTCTATTGTACTCTTCAAAATCGATCAAGGTGGATGGGTTCCACTTGCAATTGCCGGAGTATTTCTTACTGTTATGTATGTTTGGCATTACGGTACAGTGAAGCGCTATGAGTTTGAATTGCATAGCAAAGTCTCAATGGCATGGATTCTTAATCTCGGTCCTAGTTTAGGACTAGTCCGTGTCCCTGGAATTGGTTTAGTCTATACTGAGCTCGCGACCGGAGTTCCCCACATATTTTCTCATTTCATTACAAACCTACCAGCCATTCATTCAGTTGTTGTTTTCGTCTGTGTGAAATATCTTCCTGTCTACACTGTCCCAGAAGGTGAACGGTTCCTTATCAGGCGTATCGGACCAAATAATTTCCATATTTTTCGGTGTGTGGCGCGATATGGATATAAAGACCTGCATAAGAAAGACGACGATTTTGAGAAGAAGCTCTTTGACAACCTTTTCATGTCTGTTAAACTCGAGTTGATGATGGAATGTTCCTCGGATTCGGAATACAGCCCATGTGAACCGCTAAGTGAACAGTCGAAACATTTCACAGTGAATAACAATGAAAACACAACTTCATCGAGTAATGCGGATTTCTCAATTTCATCGGTAGATTCGGCAATTCATTCAAGATCACCATCTTATGTGAATATTACTATTCAATCTTCTGATAATTGTACTGAGGTTGATGAACTTGAATTTTTAAACAAGTGTAGAGAAGCTGGTGTTGTTCACATACTTGGAAATACAGTTGTGAGGGCTAGTAGGGAATCAAGTTTCTACAAGAAAATAGCTAttgattatatatatgcatttcTTAGGAAAATATGCAGGGAAAATAGTATGTTCTTAAATATTCCTCATGAGAGTCTCTTAAATGTTGGTCAAGTTTTCTATGTATAACCCCTTTTCTTTACTTTGGATAAAGAACAATAAGattattaatcatttttttactGCAATTTTGTGTAGAGTTAATCTTCTTAAATGTTGTTTAGATTTCATGTGTACAACATCTGTTAAGATATTAACATTTGTGACAACTAAATATAGCATAAGAACATTACATTATGATAAACTGGTGTAAAGATTTTATCTGTACATTATATGTATTCAGAAGAATGATTTGGACATTCAATTATATATCTATTGAAaccaaaaattcataaatttgcTTTAGAAATTATCAAACAATTGTAAACTATAAAAAAGTATCATTAGTGTCTTAATCTGAAATAAATTGCAATACCATCTCAATATtaccttaaaatattataaatttttgtggAAGATGTTCCTCATAAAACTTGAGAAATCAGAAGATACTGAATTTACAAaagaacctcaagaagtcactAAGGTAAGGAATATACCTTATCTTTTGGCCATTAACATTTGGGGGTTTGGAAGGATGAAAACTTACATGCTAacccatattataagaaaaaaaaattcaatttctctCCACCGTCTCAAAttatgtcccaaattataaggaaaaaagaaaactcAATTTCTTTGtcacaaattataaaaaaaaaaaaaaaaaaaaaccaaaatttctCATGATAACTATGTTCAAAATTATTAACCATCATTGtacgaaaaaaaattattaaccaTCACAAATCCAAATCTCATCTTAGCCTACTTCGAGAAGAGCTATCAAAGACTCTTGAAgcttatattatcaaaatattccTATGTGATGTTGAAAGCTCCACTATCATCTCTAATTATTGCTTAATCTACAGTTAGCTAGCACATCTCAACAATTACTTTTTTATCACTTCACCCTTTACAAATGGTTAGTCTCAACACTAAtctaaaaaagaaagagaataaTTTCGAAATGACATGATCCAAAAATCATAAACATTAATCTCAAAAGTTATTCAAATCTGTACCTAAAAacacatttataaaaaaaaaaatagtgtaatgGAAATGTGTTGATCAAAACATGTTATATGAATATATCAAAATGATAactttaattttgtcaaaaaaaaatgataacttTAATTGGTGATAAAAATCAGACACAGGATTAACATAAAATAATAGACAAAAATTTAATAATGCATCAACAAATAACTGAAAAAGGTTAAGGATaaataaatcagtaaattaGAAAGTAGCCAGGTTAATTTTGAAGACAAAAAAACACAATCCATATTTAAGTCTAAAACAACTACTGAAATAATTCAGCAAAAGGCGCAGGTAATGAAACCATGGTTGTGAATTACAAGCTAACAGCAGAATGAAAGGAAAATTGCACATTATACTTGTTTTTAAAGCCTCCACCAAAAATATAGAAGAATAACAAAACAGAAAGTTCTAAAATAACCAAAAGCATATGAAATTTCTAGGTCATTCTTTGAGCAGCTTCCTTGGCAATGAGTCTTTCCTTGGCCTTGGTCTTGGCTTGAGATTTGGAACCCATAATACCACCACCCCACTTCTTCCTGTATTCATCATACTTGTCGTTGAAGTTGGCCTAAAAAATAGCAAGAAAAGATAGATCAGATTAAGTTAAGTTATTAATCTATTAGAGAATACACAAGCAAACAAAAATGAACAATCAAAAGTGAAAAGTTTGTACTACCTTAATGGCTTCTAGGATTCTGCTGAATTCCATTTTGTCTTCATTCTTGACAGTGGTCAGGCACAAAACAGCAGCAGTTTTCTTGTGAACAATCTGCAAAAATAGCAATCAACCGAATAAGTCACATTATAAATCCACAGGTGAAAATTCTATAGAGATATAGGGTAATACTTACAGTTCCCAAACGTGCTTTGCCCTTAACAATGCAGTAAGGAATTTCCATCTTCCTGCACAATGCTGGAAGCCAGACGACAAGCTCAATTGGGTCGACATCATGAGCAATCACAACAAGCTGTGCCTTGTTCTGAGATAGACAATGGTCATTGTTTAGTAAGAAATCACTAAACTAAGGTGTGAATATGAGACTATGCATAATTTTGCATAAACGTCATAAGTCACAATACCTGCTCAATAAGATATGTAACATGGTTGAGACCATATTTCACATTAATAGGCTTCTTTGTCTCAACGGTTTTGCCCTCAGTTTCGGCTTGAGCCTTTTTCAAAAGACGCTCTTTCTTCTCAGCTTTGTCCTCTGGCCTATACTTGAGGAGCATCTTGAAAAGGTTTGTGGCTGCAAAGTACATTAAATAAGATCAATAATCACATACTAGAAGCAATTACAATATTATTCATAACCAATGTACATTGAAAACAATGTCTCAAAATCATCAGTGACATAAACAATCATTTCATAAAGAATCTCAATAGTCATTTACAGTAAATATATAATACAACAATCACAAAACAAATGAATTTGAGCGAATCagaatcaaaataaaatgaaaaattacgTAAACTAACATGCAACAAATCATACAACAACAAATTGTCTGATATCACATCATTTTCATAAATATTAATGAAGCATATTAGCCTATGTTTGGTACCACAGCAAATATGTCAAAGTCGGTGATTCAGAAGCTACAACGTGTAGCTTTTAGAAAATCACCGATTATGATACCAAACATAAGTAACAACAAAAGtgaaatttgttaaaaaaacaacaaaagtgaAACTtcaatatatcaattattcacaAATTTTAACAACACCCATCAAAACACTTCATGTATACACCAAATAAAAACCAACATTTGTCAGTCTTCACCCATTAAACCTAATATCATATACCATTTCCAAGcattaaacaaaataaacaagttaaaactaaacacaatcaaaatcaaaagtcAGAACAAAAGTCAGATACAAGTAGCAACCAACAAATCATACAAAATCAAAGAGTCATACAACACACCCTTATCTTAAAACATCATATGAATCTGCATCATGCaataaatcaacaacaacaacaacaattgaaAACTGTTTATGTAACTTCTATATGaaacaaatcaacaacaaaaaaaaacccaaatttTATTGACcacacataattaattaataattttgttaacATTTCACAAACACACAAAACTAAAACCAAATCTAAATTCatattcataattcataatgatTAATGGATTAAATATAGTTACCAAGGTTCTTATCAAGAGTCTTAGTGAACTGATTAAGTGCTGGTGGAACCTTCAACCTCTGCTTAAGGATTCTCTTCTTCCTCTGGATTTGAACATTCTTAGGCCATTTCACAAACCTTGTTAAATCTCTCTTTGGAGGTAAAGCACCACCGATCCCAAATTGCTTAGGTCTTTTCTCGAAAAGTGGGTTCACCACTTTCTCTGGCTGCTTCTTCTTAGCAGCTGCAACTGGTGCTTTTCCACCGCGCTTTGGTGCCtgtaataataaaacataatcGCGTTTCAGAATAAGTTGAAAACTATTTAGATCgaattgaagagagagagagggagaagGGTTATACCATTggtgctgttgttgttgttgatggaaGTGGCGGAAGGAAGGAGAAAGCTTTTATACGAAAGAGAAACCCTAATGCCTTGTATGTTGAACTTAAAGGGTTATGAAAATGCGGGCTTTTAAATTATGGGTCGGGTATGGGCCAGAAGAAGCGATTATGTAAATATGAACTTTTACTCTcatacccccccccccccccctcttcatttttagattatgcttttttttttgttttttgttttactaaAGATTAGattatgctatttttttttttgtttttttttatactaaagaTTAAGGTTTCAAAGATTGGGATGTTGCAAatataaagttaatttttggACCACCACGACAAGCAACAAGTGTATTAACCCAATCAGGTTTCCGATTAACAATAGTTTTACGAAATGGCCGAAGTTGACAAAGGTTCGGGTGTGGAGTTATTGAATGACCTGGTGTCTGAAATTGATGTGGAGAGAGTATTTCAAACGCCGTTGTTGGAGTCGATAATGAAAAATGTGTTATATTGGTGGCCATAATTGAAAGGCATGTTTGCAgttaaatttacttataaataatttagtaGACGACTCCAACTTACGTATAAATGGTGATTGGTCTTTAGCCTAGACGTTGGAAGTGCCTTCGAGTTTGTTTACTTACAACAAACTTGACACCAAAAAAAGTACAATATTCTCAAAATTGTGTTAGATGTGAGAAGCCCCCTTTGGGAAGTCGAGATGCAATATCGATGCATGATTCTTGAATAATAAAGTGAGAATTATTATGTGCATTTAGGATCGCAACGGAAATTTCATCAAGATTAAAACCGTGTTTTTTTTAGTATGAGCTACGATAAGTCATTTTGAAGATCGACGCTATCTCATCTAATAGGTATTTGGGTTGTGCTTGTGCCCATATATATAACTTTATTCTTTATAGTATCTTGCCTGATGTGGTTGACGAGGAACAAAGTGCTTTCTTTAAAGGTCGGTTAATCACTGATAATTCTCTCATTGCTATGGAATGTTTCCACTGGTTGAATAAGAAAGTTAAGGGGAAAAGAGGGACTATGGCGTTGAAGATGGATATGGCGAAGGCATATGACAAAATGGAGTGGGCTTTCATCAGAGGTGTTCTCCAGAGCATGGGATTCCCAGAAAGGATTTTGCAGCTTATCATGTCATGTATCTCTACCGTGTCTTACCAAATTCTCATCAATGACCAACCTAACTCGAGTTTTTCTCCTAATCGGGGGATCCGCCAAGGTGACTTACTTTCTCCATCTTTTTTCTGTGTGTTAATGTCTTGTCTGGTTTGTTGCATAAAGAGGCTCAAAGCCAAGCCATTCACAGTATCCAAGTGGCTAGGAATGCTCCCAAAATCACACATCTCCTGTTTGCGGATGATAGTCTCCTCTTTGCAAGAGCCAACCAAAATGAATGAAGCCAATACTATTATCCAAGTTCTTAACAAGTATCAGTTAGCCTCAGGTCAGTTGGTTAGCTATGAAAAGTCTGAAGTGTCTTTTAGCTGAAATGTGTCTGATATAGAGAAAAACATTATCTGTAACAAGATTGAAGTAAAGCCTGTGACATCTCATTCTAGATACTTGGGGCTTCCGGTGATTTTTGGAAGATCCAAAAAAGAAGTGTTTGCTTTTGTTCAAGACAAGATTTGGAAGAAAGTCAAGGGttggaaagaaaaatgtttatcCAAGGCAGGGAAAGAAACTCTAATCAAGGTTGTTGCCCAAGCCATTCCTAATTACATTATGAGTTGCTATAAGATTCCCGAGGGAAGCTGTGCAAATATTGAATCCATGCTCTCTAAGTTCTGGTGGGGCTCCTCagatcagaaaaataaaattcactaGTTGAGCTTGGATCGTTTAGGGAGAGCTAAAAACAAAGGTGGAGTCGGATTTAGAGGATCCAGTAATTTTAACAAAGCTCTTTTGGGCAAACAATGTTGTAGGCTGATGTCAAATGAAGATTCTCTTCTATCTCGAGTATTCAAGAGTAAGTACTTCCCTAGATCATGTTTTTTGAAATCCAAATGTGGCTACCAACCCAGCTATGCTTGGCGAAGTTTATTTAATGCGAAGTCTGTGATTGACCTTGGCCTGAGATGGACAATTGGAAATGGGCAGCAAGTGAAAATCTGGAAAGATTCGTGGCTTCCTGAGTTATTAAGTTTCAAAGTTTGGAGCCCTGTATGCAATCTAGACGAAGATGCTGTTGTT
This genomic interval from Trifolium pratense cultivar HEN17-A07 linkage group LG6, ARS_RC_1.1, whole genome shotgun sequence contains the following:
- the LOC123892084 gene encoding potassium transporter 11-like: MSRENLLIIRFAYQSLGVVYGDLGTSPLYVFYNTFPHGVDDPENVIGALSLIIYSLTFVPLLKYVFIVLRANDNGQGGTLALYSLLCRHANIKIMPNQHHTDEELTTYSRTTSLEKSFAAKTQRWLEGRSFIKKTILVLVLVGTCMVIGDGILTPAISVLSAVGGIKVNRSEVDNDVVVIVAVVILVGLFSMQRYGTNKVGMLFAPIVLLWFLLIGGIGIYNISKFGGSVLKAFSPLYMYRYLRYGGKDNWLSLGGVLLSITGTEALFADLANFPVSSVQIAFTLVVFPCLLLAYSGQAAYLVNNLNHSQDVFYRCIPDAIYWPVFVIATLAAIIASQATITATFSIIKQALAHGCFPRVKVVHTSKTVAGQIYIPDINYILMVLCIAVTVGFKNESQIGNAYGTAVVLVMLFTTLLMTLVMILVWHCHWILVFLFTGLSLIVECTYFSIVLFKIDQGGWVPLAIAGVFLTVMYVWHYGTVKRYEFELHSKVSMAWILNLGPSLGLVRVPGIGLVYTELATGVPHIFSHFITNLPAIHSVVVFVCVKYLPVYTVPEGERFLIRRIGPNNFHIFRCVARYGYKDLHKKDDDFEKKLFDNLFMSVKLELMMECSSDSEYSPCEPLSEQSKHFTVNNNENTTSSSNADFSISSVDSAIHSRSPSYVNITIQSSDNCTEVDELEFLNKCREAGVVHILGNTVVRASRESSFYKKIAIDYIYAFLRKICRENSMFLNIPHESLLNVGQVFYV
- the LOC123891436 gene encoding 60S ribosomal protein L7a-2, with product MAPKRGGKAPVAAAKKKQPEKVVNPLFEKRPKQFGIGGALPPKRDLTRFVKWPKNVQIQRKKRILKQRLKVPPALNQFTKTLDKNLATNLFKMLLKYRPEDKAEKKERLLKKAQAETEGKTVETKKPINVKYGLNHVTYLIEQNKAQLVVIAHDVDPIELVVWLPALCRKMEIPYCIVKGKARLGTIVHKKTAAVLCLTTVKNEDKMEFSRILEAIKANFNDKYDEYRKKWGGGIMGSKSQAKTKAKERLIAKEAAQRMT
- the LOC123892085 gene encoding uncharacterized protein LOC123892085 — protein: MAEVDKGSGVELLNDLVSEIDVERVFQTPLLESIMKNVILPDVVDEEQSAFFKGRLITDNSLIAMECFHWLNKKVKGKRGTMALKMDMAKAYDKMEWAFIRGVLQSMGFPERILQLIMSCISTVSYQILINDQPNSSFSPNRGIRQGDLLSPSFFCVLMSCLVCCIKRLKAKPFTVSKWLGMLPKSHISCLRMIVSSLQEPTKMNEANTIIQVLNKYQLASEKNIICNKIEVKPVTSHSRYLGLPVIFGRSKKEVFAFVQDKIWKKVKGWKEKCLSKAGKETLIKVVAQAIPNYIMSCYKIPEGSCANIESMLSKFWLMSNEDSLLSRVFKSKYFPRSCFLKSKCGYQPSYAWRSLFNAKSVIDLGLRWTIGNGQQVKIWKDSWLPELLSFKVWSPVCNLDEDAVVAELIDVDLKKWKRELVMNSLNEFEANQILNISLS